One window of the Vigna radiata var. radiata cultivar VC1973A chromosome 1, Vradiata_ver6, whole genome shotgun sequence genome contains the following:
- the LOC106765045 gene encoding U-box domain-containing protein 28-like, translating to MAKIREKLYVSVPSLFRCPISMDVMQSPVSLCTGVTYDRASIQRWLDLGHDTCPATMQVLPSKDFIPNLTLHRLIRLWLLSAEPPSPDSSADSLHSLLRQIQTADDDLAGTLSKIAEFATTSGENRRKLAYFPGFDAAIVRALARCSSRIDASENVIYLLDSVLRENGNPEKIRRLIFDARQQCFDSMIFILQNGSSKSKIETVRFLEFLACDFQSSKSIAETQGLLSLVAGFLKDGGEELREAVLLFLGVVLVTRSAKVELVNCGVVELVSKLLRDCSSAKTAERCLRVLAVVATCAEGREAMAAEPSCAAAVVERVTKAVKVAAEDAVVVLWSLCCLSGNVKVRDDVAKRNGVAVILLVMQRGWEEHVRSMCVDLIKVLKGASKNNGLGLELGTYDTKTTHIKPC from the coding sequence ATGGCTAAGATAAGGGAGAAGTTATACGTCAGCGTTCCGAGTCTCTTTCGGTGCCCAATTTCAATGGACGTCATGCAGTCCCCTGTAAGCCTCTGCACCGGCGTCACATACGATCGCGCCAGCATTCAGCGCTGGCTAGACTTAGGACACGACACGTGTCCCGCCACCATGCAGGTTCTTCCCTCCAAAGACTTCATCCCCAATCTCACGCTTCACCGCCTCATCCGCCTGTGGCTCCTCTCCGCCGAACCTCCCTCGCCGGATTCCTCTGCCGACAGCCTGCACTCCCTCCTCCGCCAAATCCAAACCGCTGACGATGACCTCGCCGGAACCCTCTCCAAAATCGCCGAATTCGCCACAACCTCCGGCGAAAATCGTCGGAAACTTGCCTACTTCCCCGGCTTCGACGCCGCTATCGTACGCGCGCTGGCCAGGTGCAGTTCGCGGATAGACGCGTCTGAAAACGTGATTTACCTTCTCGACTCGGTCCTCCGAGAAAACGGAAATCCGGAGAAGATCCGAAGGCTAATTTTCGACGCTCGCCAACAATGCTTTGATTCgatgattttcattttacaaaacGGATCTTCGAAATCGAAGATTGAAACGGTTAGGTTTTTGGAGTTTCTTGCGTGCGATTTTCAGTCCTCAAAATCGATCGCCGAAACGCAAGGACTGTTGTCTTTGGTAGCGGGTTTTTTGAAGGACGGTGGAGAGGAGTTACGCGAGGCCGTTTTGTTGTTTCTAGGCGTCGTTTTGGTGACTCGCTCCGCGAAGGTGGAACTAGTTAATTGCGGTGTTGTCGAATTGGTTTCGAAATTGTTACGAGATTGTTCGTCGGCGAAGACGGCGGAGAGGTGTCTGAGGGTGCTGGCGGTGGTGGCGACGTGCGCGGAGGGGAGGGAGGCGATGGCAGCGGAGCCTTCGTGTGCAGCGGCGGTGGTGGAGAGAGTGACGAAGGCGGTGAAGGTGGCGGCGGAGGACGCAGTGGTGGTGCTGTGGAGCTTGTGCTGTTTGAGCGGTAATGTGAAGGTGAGGGATGACGTGGCAAAGCGAAACGGCGTGGCAGTGATTTTATTGGTTATGCAGAGAGGGTGGGAGGAGCACGTGAGGAGCATGTGTGTGGATTTGATTAAGGTTTTGAAGGGTGCGTCCAAGAACAATGGGTTGGGGTTGGAACTGGGAACCTATGACACCAAAACCACTCATATCAAACCTTGTTAA